Proteins from a single region of Cryptococcus neoformans var. neoformans JEC21 chromosome 6 sequence:
- a CDS encoding transcription/repair factor TFIIH subunit Tfb3, putative, producing the protein MSRIPPKKLAPSSSTIRRPAQPTHRAPQLKQTGPRGKGHEEGYLYVAGVKDPSKRVTEYRTEQDVCPICHTDRQFNKNLRLLVSPCYHKMCESCIDRLFTLGPEPCPQCGRILRKVNFAHQTFEDLKVEKEVSVRRRMADIFNKRRDDFESDRQYDDYLELVEDLTFNLLNEISIPETEARIAEWQRQNESIIQANKHKTEEESMSQSKREEIERRAREERMRMIEEAERVERMEDERIKTEVTQALAKGETKRAREIEIEAREAKRLRAEALFKFVPPSLLSAQPQGDVSHSPLSPSYNGPFIPIPYSNPDTASWAGWYEAKGEYVDRRSGVMFVREDREGKVRGGGYDLQLFWEMEVRSAVEALGVEPLV; encoded by the exons ATGTCCCGAATACCTCCAAAGAAGCTCGCTCCATCGTCCTCTACCATTCGTAGACCAGCCCAACCCACTCATAGAGCACCCCAACTCAAACAGACCGGTCCTCGCGGGAAAGGTCATGAAGAGGGATATCTCTACGTTGCTGGAGTCAAGGATCCTAGCAAGCGCGTTACAGAGTATCGC ACGGAACAAGATGTATGCCCTATCTGTCATACTGATCGACAATTCAACAAGAATCTGCGGTTACTCGTTTCTCCCTGTTATCATAAGAT GTGCGAATCGTGTATCGATCGTCTTTTCACTCTTGGCCCTGAACCGTGTCCTCAATGCGGCCGTATCCTTCGTAAAGTAAACTTTGCGCATCAGACGTTTGAAGATCTCAAagtggaaaaggaagtaTCAGTTCGACGACGAATGGCTGATAT ATTCAACAAGCGGAGAGATGATTTCGAAAGTGATCGACAGTATGACGATTACCTCGAACTAGTCGAAGACCTCA CATTTAATCTTCTCAACGAAATTTCCATTCCTGAAACTGAAGCTCGTATCGCTGAATGGCAACGCCAAAACGAATCCATCATCCAAGCCAACAAACACAAGACCGAGGAGGAATCCATGTCTCAATCCAAGcgggaagagattgagcGTCGggcaagagaagagaggatgaggatgattgAAGAGGCCGAGCGGGTTGAGagaatggaggatgagaggaTAAAGACCGAGGTGACGCAGGCATTGGCAAAGGGAGAAACGAAACGGGCGAGGGAAATAGAAATTGAAGCTAGAGAGGCAAAACGATTACGCGCCGAAGCGCTCTTCAAATTCGTACCCCCGTCACTCTTGTCAGCCCAACCTCAAGGAGACGtttctcattctccattATCACCGTCATACAATGGCCCGTTCATCCCTATACCGTATTCGAACCCTGATACCGCCTCTTGGGCCGGATGGTATGAGGCCAAGGGAGAGTATGTGGATAGACGGTCGGGTGTGATGTTCGTCAGGGAAGATAGGGAGGGGAAAGTtagaggaggagggtatGACCTGCAGTTGTTCTGGGAAATGGAAGTAAGAAGCGCAGTCGAAGCACTGGGCGTTGAGCCGTTGGTGTAA
- a CDS encoding pre-mRNA splicing factor, putative gives MDALLAEISAKRKALEVPEGDAGAKKYMRRADIERMREEEERRKKEEERKEKEAKKAQEAKEKTVKAEARHAALARVQAASPSSLRSTPDPTIPSEERFNISPEECIRRLRQKGQPIRLFGESDKDRRLRLRALELLEERGPSGGQGRNDFKKALEEMESGLDKKDVERKARELHRLAEERGKKEGSAASGEGDSKEVDGKEGKDDKKKKGVDMGILDLKLIKTDPNKLYPIIYYALKGVLKEWEEWMDNRPEEIRRSTQGKLAAANQVQSAQSLKPLFRSLRSRDLAPDVLRLLAEIVHHMQSRSYQKANDAYLRLSIGNAAWPIGVTSVGIHERSAREKIGQDNIAHVLNDEVTRKYIQAVKRLLTFSQTIRPPEDASQLMG, from the exons ATGGACGCTCTCCTCGCCGAAATTTCAGCAAAGCGCAAGGCTCTCGAAGTCCCCGAGGGAGATGCTGGTGCGAAGAAATATATGCGACGAGCAGACATCGAGCGAATgcgcgaagaagaggaaagacgaaagaaggaggaggagaggaaggagaaagaggcaaAAAAGGCTCAAGAAGCCAAAGAGAAGACTGTAAAA GCCGAAGCACGTCATGCCGCTTTGGCTAGAGTCCAAGCTGCTTCGCCATCCTCATTAAGGTCCACTCCCGACCCAACCATTCCATCTGAAGAACGTTTCAACATTTCTCCAGAAGAATGTATCCGGAGATTACGACAGAAAGGCCAGCCGATTAGACTATTTGGAGAGTCAGACAAGGATAGGCGTTTGCGTCTACGCGCTTTGGAGCTGTTAGAGGAGCGAGGACCGTCGGGTGGACAGGGAAGAAATGACTTTAAGAAGGCtttggaggaaatggaaagtGGGCTTGATAAGAAGGATGTAGAAAGGAAAGCGAGGGAGCTTCATAGGCTTGCGGAAGAAAGAGGCAAAAAGGAAGGGTCAGCGGCAAGCGGTGAAGGGGATAGTAAAGAAGTCGATGGGAAAGAGGGCAAAgatgacaagaagaagaagggcgtGGATATGGGTATTTTGGATTTGAAATTGATCAAGACAGACCCCAATAAGCTCTATCCAATCATTTACTACGCGCTGAAG GGAGTATtgaaagaatgggaagagTGGATGGACAACCGTCCCGAAGAAATTCGACGTTCTACCCAAGGAAAACTGGCTGCTGCCAACCAGGTCCAATCCGCCCAGTCCCTCAAACCCCTCTTCCGTTCTCTTCGTTCAAGAGATCTTGCCCCCGACGTCCTTCGCCTGTTGGCAGAAATTGTCCACCATATGCAAAGTAGGTCGTATCAGAAGGCAAATGACGCCTATTTAAGGCTATCTATTGGTAATGCCGCGTGGCCTATTGGTGTGACGAGTGTTGGTATTCACGAACGAAGTGCACGAGAGAAGATTGGACAGGATAATATTGCGCACGTATTGAATGACGAGGTAACTCGAAAGTACATCCAGGCGGTTAAAAG GTTATTAACATTCTCACAAACTATCCGACCACCAGAGGATGCTTCTCAGTTGATGGGTTGA
- a CDS encoding glycosyl transferase, putative → MFSTAASPYDDLVIKATDENLASEDWALNMDVCDKVSSDGQNGARQAVTALQKRLSHRNPNVQIYALELANSLAQNCGKDLLGELSSRNWTSALDRLINDRATSTPVKKKALSFVKSWAKQIEETGDPNLGLMGELYDQLRAKNHVFDEPEPTPESAEEVRRRQEEEELQRVLELSKQDKGGRSLFTYQPSGSAGASSSSAANNNTSPSIPQSQAQPLAQDQAQSQAAPQVTGYAPQPQKIYSPQPLEPEPPRVDLNTATRVRAIYPFTGQEVGELDFERGDVIKVLDRGFKEWWRGACNGKIGIFPVTYVEALPEPTPKELQEKAQEEARVFASLGLVDQLLQTLKGIDPARGDKLDDHPEIEEMYQASVALQGQINTLIKKYSDQKAELEHMNANFIRAMGQYEELRNGPPLVQAQPFGYVPPQPQPLLQQQNSYSYQQYPQQPQQQPQPYAQAPYAQQAQPQLQPEQYAQQTPSPAAQSQASYTAQQQPYPAQVQQDPAAASPPPNQPFYHHGGSTTSVNRIPSAQTAVQPQPHGAPSFPPSSPPTRQVTEPGVAGLGAGDQQAWDQYYQQHGQQAPHSSQHPSQPQSQPQSQPQSQPQSQQGSYYPAHAQAQGYQAAYATVPDGRAYASPPLPGTQQGQGVEGVTAGMDRMSVHAP, encoded by the exons ATGTtctcaacagcagcaagcCCGTACGATGATCTCGTCA TCAAAGCCACAGACGAGAACCTCGCTTCAGAGGACTGGGCTCTCAACATGGACGTATGCGACAAGGTCTCTAGCGATGGCCAGAACGG GGCTCGACAGGCCGTCACCGCATTACAGAAGCGACTGTCCCACCGGAACCCAAACGTCCAAATCTACGCTCTTGAA CTCGCCAACTCACTCGCTCAGAACTGCGGTAAAGACCTCCTCGGCGAGCTCTCCTCTCGCAACTGGACCAGCGCGCTCGACAGGCTCATCAATGACCGG GCTACGTCGACTCCggtaaagaagaaggctttgTCATTTGTCAAGAGCTGGGCAAAGCAGATCGAGGAGACGGGTGATCCCAATCTGGGCCTTATGGGGGAACTCTATGACCAACTGAGAGCAAAGA ACCACGTTTTTGATGAGCCCGAGCCAACCCCGGAGAGTGCA GAGGAAGTTCGGCGcagacaagaagaggaagagctcCAGCGGGTCCTAGAGTTGTCCAAGCAAGACAAGGGCGGTCGGTCTTTATTCACTTATCAACCCTCTGGTTCCGCCGGCgcttcatcgtcttcgGCAGCAAACAACAATACCTCTCCTTCTATCCCGCAATCCCAAGCCCAACCTCTTGCTCAAGATCAAGCCCAATCCCAGGCTGCACCGCAAGTCACAGGCTACGCTCCTCAGCCACAAAAGATATATTCGCCTCAACCTCTTGAACCGGAACCTCCAAGGGTAGATCTCAACACTGCCACCCGTGTACGCGCCATCTACCCGTTCACAGGTCAAGAAGTTGGTGAGCTCGATTTCGAGAGAGGTGATGTGATCAAGGTGTTGGATAGGGGGTTCAAggagtggtggaggggagCTTGTAACGGCAAGATTGGT ATATTCCCTGTGACGTATGTTGAGGCACTTCCAGAGCCTACACCGAAAGAATTGCAAGAAAAGgcgcaagaagaagctagAGTATTTGCTTCTCTCG GTCTCGTCGATCAGTTATTGCAGACCCTCAAGGGTATCGATCCCGCCCGCGGCGATAAGCTAGATGACCATCcagagattgaagagatgTACCAGGCGAGCGTGGCCTTGCAAGGCCAGATTAATACTTTGATCAAAAAGTATTCCGATCAAAAGG CCGAGCTTGAGCATATGAATGCCAACTTTATCCGTGCAATGGGTCAGTatgaagagttgaggaatGGTCCGCCTCTTGTACAAGCGCAAC CTTTCGGATACGTCCCCCCCCAGCCGCAGCCCCTGCTCCAACAGCAAAACTCTTATTCTTACCAACAATACCCCCAGCAGCCGCAACAACAGCCGCAGCCTTATGCCCAAGCACCCTATGCCCAGCAAGCTCAACCCCAGCTTCAACCGGAGCAATATGCTCAACAAACACCATCTCCCGCTGCTCAATCCCAAGCGTCATATACCGCCCAGCAGCAGCCCTACCCTGCCCAAGTCCAGCAGGATCCTGCTGCAGCCTCACCCCCTCCCAACCAGCCGTTTTACCACCACGGCGGCAGTACGACTTCAGTCAACCGTATTCCTTCTGCCCAGACCGCTGTCCAACCTCAACCACATGGTGCGCCCTCTTTCCCACCAAGCAGTCCCCCAACGAGACAAGTTACTGAGCCTGGAGTAGCAGGTCTCGGTGCTGGGGATCAACAGGCGTGGGATCAGTATTACCAGCAGCACGGACAGCAAGCCCCTCACTCTTCTCAACACCCTTCCCAGCCCCAGTCTCAGCCCCAGTCTCAGCCCCAGTCTCAGCCCCAGTCTCAGCAAGGATCGTACTATCCCGCCCATGCGCAGGCCCAAGGGTATCAAGCTGCATATGCGACAGTGCCCGATGGTAGAGCATATGCCTCGCCGCCGCTTCCTGGTACGCAGCAAGGTCAAGGGGTGGAAGGTGTGACAGCCGGAATGGATAGAATGAGTGTACATGCgccttga
- a CDS encoding mannosyltransferase, putative, with the protein MALPGTETIRFRRPTAGPNAVEQKKEEPKKDEFGSLAPVGWKRRHQGLLQDQLKRNQQGPFIPSLSLALRLLLLVRTAAAMYSIISDCDEVFNFFEPLHYFQYNHGFQTWELSPQFAVRSWAYILLHWPLAHLGPKLLGLGKRPAFFALRICLGTICSFCEAKFFRTVVETVNERVGRYLLFAMILSAGMWSASVAFLPSSFTMYTTMLASSYWFQPATSTPQGTIRTYRATFFYALGAIVGWPFSAALGIPFVFEQLFLGGGEIVPTELKHIWRSKRWDTMWKAVTMSASIIVPVYLIDSWVYGRLTFPTLNIITYNLFSGNGPELYGTSPPTFYFANLFLNFNFFVPLALLSLPALAVTYKYDFRRLGRTQMAPREGETSPYVLLATRLAPFYVWFAILTAQAHKEERFFFPAYPLLCFNAAVTIYLIRGWMEKVYVHFTRSPYNASRSSIFSNFTLLAVLLPCLLSVGRIAATYYFYHAPFDIVHHFQYSTLPGILSNLGYEPIPVAEDYQPYGKEESEIQWDLSPLQDLDEPISICYGAEWYRFPGSYLIPEGVQVNFVKTEFDGMMPRKWEESERKGRWPRSETRVIRPGRFNGENKASLEPGTFVDPSECTYMVSLSLVSQTPTELEPDWTRSPEWEKEFCTPFLDGASSKWWSRLIYLPWDLLDSGRVYGEYCLMHRKGAVHGA; encoded by the exons ATGGCTCTCCCAGGGACGGAGACTATACGCTTCCGTAGGCCTACAGCTGGCCCGAACGCTGTCGAacagaaaaaggaggagccaaagaaggatgagttTGGTAGTCTTGCCCCAGTCggttggaagaggcgaCACCAGGGTTTGTTGCAAGACCAGCTCAAAAG gaatcAACAGGGCCCATTTATCCCCTCGTTATCCCTGGCTTTGCGATTGTTGCTGCTCGTCAGGACAGCGGCAGCTATGTACAGTATCATCTCGGATTGTGATGAGG TGTTCAACTTTTTCGAACCCTTGCACTACTTTCAATATAATCACGGTTTCCAGACATGGGAGCTTTCTCCTCAATTCGCTGTGAGAAGCTGGGCGtatatccttcttcattggCCTCTTGCCCATCTCGGTCCCAAGCTCCTCGGTCTCGGCAAG CGCCCAGCTTTCTTTGCTCTCAGGATCTGTCTCGGTACCATTTGCTCGTTCTGCGAAGCCAAGTTTTTCAGAACTGTGGTGGAGACTGTAAATGAGCGGGTAGGTCGATACTTGCTTTTCGCCATGATCCTCAGTGCGGGCATGTGGTCCGCCAGTGTCG CCTTCCTCCCGTCATCGTTCACTATGTACACCACCATGCTCGCATCTTCCTACTGGTTCCAGCCGGCTACCAGCACTCCTCAGGGTACGATCCGTACCTACCGCGCAACATTCTTCTACGCGCTCGGTGCCATTGTCGGCTGGCCATTCAGCGCTGCGCTTGGTATCCCCTTCGTCTTTGAACAATTGTTCCTCGGTGGCGGAGAGATTGTGCCTACTGAGCTAAAGCATATATGGAGGTCCAAGAGGTGGGATACGATGTGGAAGGCAGTGACGATGAGCGCGTCTATTATCGTCCCCGTATACTTGATCGATTCATGGGTATACGGTCGCCTGACGTTCCCTACGCTTAACATCATTACTTACAACCTTTTCTCGGGTAACGGTCCTGAACTGTACGGGACTTCTCCACCCACCTTCTACTTCGCCAACTTGTTTCTCAATTTCAACTTTTTCGTGCCCCTCGCTTTGCTTTCGTTGCCCGCTTTGGCTGTGACGTACAAGTACGATTTCCGCCGATTGGGTAGGACGCAGATGGCGCCCAGAGAAGGCGAGACGAGTCCGTATGTCTTGTTGGCCACGAGACTTGCGCCGTTCTATGTGTGGTTTGCGATTTTGACGGCGCAGGCGCACAAGGAGGAAAGGTTCTTTTTCCCGGCTTACCCGCTTCTGTGCTTTAACGCTGCTGTGACGATTTACCTCATTaggggatggatggagaaggtgtATGTTCATTTCACCAGGTCGCCTTACAAC GCGAGCcgctcttccatcttctccaactttACCCTTCTTGCTGTCCTCCTTCCCTGCCTGCTCTCTGTAGGCCGCATCGCGGCCACTTACTACTTTTACCACGCCCCATTTGATATTGTTCACCATTTCCAGTACTCCACTCTCCCTGGTATCCTTTCCAATTTGGGATACGAACCTATCCCTGTCGCCGAAGACTACCAACCTTATGGTAAAGAGGAGAGCGAGATCCAGTGGGACCTTTCCCCGTTGCAAGATCTCGACGAGCCTATCAGTATTTGTTACGGTGCGGAATGGTACAGATTCCCTGGTAGTTACCTCATCCCTGAAGGTGTGCAAGTGAACTTTGTAAAGACCGAGTTTGACGGAATGATGCCCAGGAAATGGGAGGAGAGTGAGAGGAAGGGTAGGTGGCCGAGGAGCGAGACGAGGGTTATCAGGCCTGGGAGGTTTAATGGCGAGAACAAGGCTTCGCTTGAGCCTGGTACTTTT GTTGATCCGAGCGAATGTACATACATGGTCTCCCTCTCACTGGTGTCGCAAACGCCTACCGAGCTCGAGCCGGACTGGACCAGATCGCCCgaatgggaaaaggagtTTTGCACGCCGTTCTTGGACGGGGCGAGCAGCAAGTGGTGGTCGAGGCTGATTTACCTTCCGTGGGATCTTTTGGACAGCGGACGAGTGTATGGAGAGTATTGCTTGATGCACCGGAAGGGTGCTGTGCATGGTGCTTAG
- a CDS encoding structural constituent of cytoskeleton, putative — translation MSAPEVFQLSFGPLTGVAFSPDRTHVAVSPNNNEVHIYQRQGAEWIHKDTLAEHDKLITAISWAPNSNRIVTCSQDRNAYVWTPTESGWKPALVLLRINRAATCVKWSPNEDKFAVGSGARTIAVCYFDEENNWWVSKHVKKPLRSTVLSIDWHPNNVLLAAGTAEAKAYVFSAYIKGVDSKPEPTVWGERLPFGTICGEFISPDGGWVHSVAFSPSGNILAYVSHDSSLSIVYPSGPGAPPAAHFALRLPSLPFVDLTFTSESALIAAGHDCQPIVFTGSESGWVLSHSLDDPSSGGSRPLTPTATGSRSGGVGRLGNNEAFNMFKAADSRGQRGVPAPGATPTSAGLTPVGADGLLTTVHQNTITWVEPYEWGQGGEVTKVGTAGKDGRLVVWPVTAAKSGLAGRMAGLSV, via the exons ATGTCTGCACCAGAAGTATTCCAGCTCTCCTTCGGCCCTCTAACCGGCGTAGCTTTCAGTCCAGACAGGACTC ACGTTGCCGTCTCacccaacaacaacgaagTCCATATTTACCAGCGACAAGGTGCGGAATGGATTCACAAGGATACCCTTGCTGAG CACGACAAGCTCATCACTGCCATCTCATGGGCTCCCAACTCGAACCGTATCGTCACCTGCTCCCAAGACCGTAACGCCTACGTCTGGACTCCTACTGAGTCTGGATGGAAACCCGCCCTTGTCTTGCTGCGAATCAACCGCGCGGCGACGTGTGTTAAGTGGAGTCCCAACGAAGACAAGTTTGCTGTCGGAAGCGGTGCGAGAACAATTGCGGTCTGTTActttgatgaggagaacAATTGGTGGGTATCAAAGCATGTCAAGAAGCCTTTGAGGTCGACTGTCTTATCGATTGATTGGCACCCCAACAATGTCTTGTTGGCCGCGGGCACTGCCGAGGCCAAGGCATACGTTTTTTCCGCTTATATCAAGGGTGTTGACTCGAA GCCCGAGCCTACAGTTTGGGGTGAGAGGTTGCCGTTTGGCACCATCTGTGGCGAGTTTATTTCTCCCGATGGCGGTTGGGTTCACAGCGTTGCGTTTTCGCCTTCCGGTAATATCCTCGCCTATGTTT CCCACGactcttccctctcaaTCGTCTATCCTTCCGGCCCAGGTGCTCCTCCCGCTGCTCACTTTGCCCTCCGTCTCCCTTCACTTCCTTTCGTCGACCTGACATTCACCTCTGAATCCGCCCTCATTGCCGCGGGACACGATTGCCAACCTATCGTCTTCACCGGCTCCGAATCCGGCTGGGTTCTTTCCCACTCTCTTGATGATCCTTCGTCCGGAGGTTCTCGTCCACTAACCCCGACCGCTACCGGCTCTCGTTCCGGCGGGGTCGGTAGGCTGGGCAACAACGAAGCTTTCAACATGTTTAAGGCTGCCGACTCTAGGGGTCAGCGAGGCGTCCCCGCTCCCGGCGCAACTCCGACCAGTGCGGGTTTGACGCCTGTAGGCGCTGATGGGTTGTTGACGACTGTGCACCAGAACACGATCACTTGGGTTGAGCCTTATGAGTGGGGACAGGGCGGAGAGGTTACCAAGGTTGGTACGGCGGGTAAGGATGGGAGGTTGGTCGTTTGGCCCGTTACAGCTGCCAAGTCTGGTTTGGCGGGCAGGATGGCCGGGTTGTCGGTGTAG
- a CDS encoding importin beta-4 subunit, putative codes for MDPNYISTLRQLLEASIAPDTSLIKAATTQLNTQFYKDPNCIPSLYEVSCTSENPAIRQLAAVELRKRISAGDGKMWKKNPQQLRDQIKESLLQRLTSETSSIVRHAQAQAVAAIADIELTVTPPQWPTLMPGLYQAAGSADKAHRETAIYVLFSILDTVAESFESHLQSLFKVFSVSLVDPESAEVRVTTLRALAKVAEYIEPSDKHDIKAFQDLIVPMLKVLEQAIKDGDDEGVKHGYDAFETFLILEAPLVSKHVAELVQFFLGAASNKEVEDEMRCGALNVLSWVIRYKKSKVQALGLAKPIIEGLLPIGCEDDPEDVDEDSPSRLAFRTLDNLAQVLPPQQVFPVLTQQLQVYMSSGDARMRKSALMAFGVSVEGCSEYIRPHVDQLWPVIEGGLQDGEVIVRKAACIALGCLCEWLAEECATRHSVIVPILFNLIVDPATQKNACTCLDSYLEILGDDIVNYLTLLMERLLVLLENGTVAVKITVTGAIGSAAHAAKEKFIPYFGQTIQRLVPFLELNENDEQNDLRGVATDTIGTIADAVGADVFRPYFQPLMKAAFEALTMDNSRLRESSFIFFGIMAQVFTGEFAQYLPQCVPALVASCQQSEVSEELDEEGNSNPAQLAEAFSMAAGSSKNAGELLDDEEDDTDLAALDDMFSKVNSAVAIEKEVAADTIGELFAATKSAFMPYVEETVKVLIDLLDHYYEGIRKSAVGALFQYIKTMYELSEAPEWQPGAKIAIPLHEHVKSIVNLVLPPIFETWKTEDDQSVVIFMCSELADTMNKCGPAVIEGYLDEVATFAIEILEKKSLCQQDPDGDDEGAAEADSSEYEAALVSNAADVFGAMATVLGPDFQQAFGQVLPLIAKYTESKRTNTERSMAIGSLGEIIVGLKSGVTQFTEPLFQVISRGIVDEDPDVRSNAAFASGVLIENSDADLSSHYPALLHALHPLFTPPEHAPPALYNARDNAAGSVARMITKNAAALPLADVVAVIVSVLPLRFDPLENRAVYKALFQLFRTQPDLVMAHIDHLLQAFAYVLLDPSHADDTTDETKAELKALVEHLKSQVPDKVAAAGFA; via the exons ATGGAT CCCAATTACATCTCCACCCTCAGGCAGCTCCTCGAGGCTTCCATCGCCCCGGACACCAGCCTTATCAAGGCT GCTACTACCCAGCTTAATACCCAGTTCTACAAGGACCCTAACTGTATCCCCTCTTTGTATGAGGTCTCATGTACTAGCGAAAACCCCGCT ATCCGACAacttgctgctgttgagtTGCGAAAGAGAATATCAGCCGGAGATGGTAAaatgtggaagaagaacccTCAGCAATTGAGAGACCAGATTAAGGAGAGCTTGCTTCAGCGATTGACCAGTGAAACTTC CTCCATTGTTCGACACGCCCAGGCTCAGGCGGTTGCTGCTATTGCCGATATCGAGCTCACTGTTACCCCTCCTCAATGGCCTACTCTTATGCCCGGTCTTTACCAAGCCGCGGGCTCTGCCGACAAGGCTCATCGAGAGACTGCCATTTACGTCCTTTTCTCAATCCTCGACACCGTCGCCGAATCTTTTGAGTCTCACCTCCAAAGCCTTTTCAAGGTCTTCTCTGTCTCTCTCGTCGACCCCGAGTCTGCCGAGGTCCGAGTGACCACCCTCCGAGCCCTCGCCAAGGTTGCCGAATACATCGAGCCCAGCGACAAGCACGACATCAAGGCCTTCCAGGACCTGATTGTCCCTATGCTCAAGGTTTTGGAGCAGGCTATCAAGGACGGTGACGATGAGGGTGTCAAACACGGTTACGACGCCTTTGAGACTTTCCTTATTCTCGAGGCTCCTCTTGTTAGCAAGCACGTTGCTGAACTCGTGCAGTTTTTCCTCGGTGCTGCCAGCAACAAGGAAGTTGAGGACGAAATGAGGTGTGGTGCCCTCAACGTTCTTTCTTGGGTTATCCGATA caagaagagcaaggtcCAGGCTTTGGGTCTTGCCAAGCCCATCATTGAGGGTCTTTTGCCCATTGGTTGTGAGGACGACCCCGAGGATGTCGACGAAGACTCACCCTCTCGACTCGCTTTCCGAACCCTCGACAACCTCGCCCAggttcttcctccccagcAGGTCTTCCCTGTTCTTACCCAACAACTTCAAGTCTACATGTCTTCCGGTGACGCTCGTATGCGAAAGTCGGCTCTTATGGCTTTCGGTGTCTCCGTCGAGGGTTGCAGCGAGTACATCCGACCTCACGTTGACCAGCTCTGGCCCGTGATCGAGGGCGGTCTCCAGGACGGTGAAGTCATTGTCCGAAAGGCTGCTTGTATCGCTCTTGGGTGTCTTTGCGAGTGGCTCGCTGAGGAATGCGCTACCCGACACTCCGTCATCgtccccatcctcttcaacctcatcgTTGACCCCGCCACCCAGAAGAACGCGTGCACTTGTCTCGACTCTTACCTCGAAATCCTCGGTGACGACATCGTAAACTACCTCACCCTCCTCATGGAGCGACTTCTTGTCCTCCTTGAGAACGGTACCGTCGCCGTCAAGATCACTGTCACCGGTGCTATCGGTTCTGCTGCCCACGCCGCCAAAGAGAAGTTCATCCCTTACTTCGGTCAGACCATCCAGCGACTCGTTCCTTTCCTCGAGCTCAACGAGAACGACGAGCAGAACGACCTTCGAGGTGTCGCCACCGACACTATCGGTACTATCGCTGACGCCGTTGGTGCTGACGTCTTCCGTCCGTACTTCCAACCCCTCATGAAGGCCGCCTTCGAGGCCCTTACCATGGACAACTCTCGTCTCAGGGAatcttccttcatctttttcgGCATCATGGCCCAGGTCTTCACTGGCGAGTTCGCTCAGTACCTTCCCCAGTGTGTTCCTGCTCTTGTCGCAAGCTGCCAGCAGAGTGAAGTTTCCGAAGAGCTTGACGAGGAGGGCAACTCTAACCCCGCCCAACTTGCTGAGGCTTTCAGCATGGCCGCTGGTTCCAGCAAGAATGCTGGCGAGCTTCttgacgatgaggaggacgacACTGACCTTGCCGCTTTGGACGACATGTTCTCCAAGGTGAACAGCGCTGTCGCCATCGAGAAAGAGGTCGCCGCCGACACCATTGGAGAGCTCTTTGCTGCTACCAAGTCTGCTTTCATGCCCTACGTTGAGGAGACCGTCAAGGTTCTCATTGACTTGCTCGATCACTACTACGAGGGTATCAGGAAGTCTGCTGTCGGTGCCTTGTTCCAGTACATCAAGACCATGTACGAGCTTTCCGAGGCTCCCGAATGGCAGCCCGGAGCCAAGATT GCCATCCCTCTCCATGAGCACGTCAAGAGCATTGTCAACTTGGTTCTTCCTCCTATTTTCGAGACCTGGAAGACTGAGGATGACCA GTCTGttgtcatcttcatgtGCTCTGAGCTGGCCGACACTATGAACAAATGCGGTCCGGCTGTCATCGAGGGCT ACCTCGACGAGGTTGCCACTTTCGCCATTGAAATcctcgagaagaagtctCTCTGTCAACAGGACCCCGATGGTGACGACGAGGGAGCTGCCGAGGCCGACTCCTCCGAATACGAGGCCGCTCTCGTATCCAACGCTGCCGACGTCTTCGGTGCCATGGCTACCGTCCTTGGTCCCGACTTCCAACAGGCTTTCGGCCAGGTCTTGCCCTTGATTGCCAAGTACACTGAGAGCAAGAGGACAAACACTGAGAGGTCTATGGCCATCGGCAGCTTGGGTGAGATCATCGTTGGTTTGAAGAGCGGTGTCACCCAATTCACCGAGCCTCTCTTTCAAGTCATCTCCCGAGGTATTGTCGACGAGGACCCCGACGTTCGATCCAACGCCGCCTTTGCCTCAGGTGTCCTCATCGAGAACTCTGACGCCGacctctcttcccactACCCTGCTCTCCTCCATGCCCTCCACCCTCTCTTCACCCCTCCTGAGCACGCCCCTCCTGCTCTCTACAACGCTCGTGACAACGCTGCCGGTTCCGTTGCTCGTATGATCACCAAGAACGCCGCTGCTCTCCCTCTTGCCGATGTTGTTGCCGTTATCGTCTCtgtccttcctctcagGTTTGACCCTCTCGAGAACCGTGCGGTCTACAAggctctcttccaactgtTCCGAACTCAGCCCGATCTCGTCATGGCTCATATTGACCATTTGCTCCAGGCCTTTGCCTATGTCCTTCTTGACCCTAGCCACGCCGATGACACTACAGATGAGACCAAGGCGGAGCTCAAGGCATTGGTTGAGCACTTGAAGAGCCAAGTGCCCGACAAggttgctgctgctggctTTGCTTAA